In Amycolatopsis coloradensis, one genomic interval encodes:
- a CDS encoding DUF4333 domain-containing protein: MSQPPEQQPQQWWQPPANPANQQQGWQQEGQATGPHAGQWQQNDPNAATTGSYTGQWQQQPGVTGSFSGPWQQSSTPAPGTAWQQPQQQPAPQQQDWQAQQQVPGTPPQGQYGGGFQPAQQTQSSQYGGLGAFGAETAKKPKASKKTLLIGGIAAAVVIAGGVGAWLLGAFAGDTLDQKSVQDGVVRVLNEHYGEPDVKNVSCPSGQPVENGTTFDCSIDLSGQQKKVTVRVLNTSPEFEVGAPH, encoded by the coding sequence ATGAGCCAGCCCCCCGAACAGCAGCCGCAGCAGTGGTGGCAGCCGCCCGCGAATCCCGCGAACCAGCAGCAGGGCTGGCAGCAGGAAGGCCAGGCCACCGGACCGCATGCCGGGCAGTGGCAGCAGAACGACCCGAACGCGGCGACCACTGGTTCCTACACGGGACAGTGGCAGCAGCAGCCCGGCGTCACCGGCTCCTTTTCCGGGCCCTGGCAGCAAAGCAGCACCCCAGCACCGGGGACGGCGTGGCAGCAACCACAGCAGCAGCCCGCGCCGCAGCAGCAGGATTGGCAGGCACAGCAACAGGTTCCGGGCACTCCCCCGCAGGGCCAGTACGGCGGCGGGTTCCAGCCCGCCCAGCAGACACAGTCTTCGCAATACGGCGGCCTCGGCGCTTTCGGGGCAGAGACGGCGAAGAAGCCCAAGGCTTCCAAGAAGACCTTGCTGATCGGCGGGATCGCCGCGGCCGTCGTGATCGCGGGCGGCGTCGGCGCTTGGCTGCTCGGCGCGTTCGCGGGCGACACGCTCGACCAGAAGTCGGTCCAGGACGGTGTCGTCCGCGTGCTCAACGAGCACTACGGAGAGCCGGACGTGAAGAACGTGTCCTGTCCTTCCGGCCAGCCGGTCGAGAACGGCACCACGTTCGACTGCTCGATCGATCTTTCGGGGCAGCAGAAGAAGGTCACCGTCCGGGTGCTGAACACCAGCCCGGAATTCGAGGTCGGCGCGCCACACTGA
- the rplM gene encoding 50S ribosomal protein L13 translates to MPTYSPKPGDVTRAWHVIDAEDVVLGRLATEVATLLRGKHKPTYAPHVDTGDFVIIVNAEKVALTGNKREQKFAYRHSGYPGGLRKRSFGELLDTKPEHLLEKVVKGMLPKNKLGRAQAKKLKVYAGAEHPHAAQQPQAREITKIAQVAQ, encoded by the coding sequence TTGCCCACGTACAGCCCCAAGCCCGGCGACGTCACTCGTGCCTGGCACGTGATCGACGCCGAGGATGTCGTGCTCGGCCGGCTCGCGACCGAGGTCGCCACGCTGCTGCGCGGCAAGCACAAGCCGACCTACGCCCCGCACGTGGACACCGGTGACTTCGTCATCATCGTCAACGCCGAGAAGGTGGCGCTCACCGGTAACAAGCGCGAGCAGAAGTTCGCGTACCGGCACAGCGGTTACCCCGGTGGTCTGCGTAAGCGCTCCTTCGGCGAACTGCTCGACACCAAGCCCGAGCACCTGCTCGAGAAGGTCGTCAAGGGCATGCTCCCGAAGAACAAGCTCGGCCGCGCCCAGGCGAAGAAGCTCAAGGTCTACGCCGGTGCCGAGCACCCGCACGCCGCGCAGCAGCCGCAGGCGCGCGAGATCACCAAGATCGCGCAGGTCGCGCAGTGA
- the glmM gene encoding phosphoglucosamine mutase — translation MARLFGTDGVRGLANEELTPELALSLAASAARVLAAHDRSHRPVAVVGRDPRASGEMLEAAVVAGLTSAGADVLRLGVLPTPAVAYLVGALEADLGVMISASHNPMPDNGIKLFAAGGHKLPDGIEDEIEAGLAAPVTRPTGIGVGRVKDVPDAGDRYIQHLLSATPHPLAGLRVVVDCANGASSFAAPEVYRKAGAEVIAIHADPDGVNINEHCGSNHPEALRAAVVEHGADLGIAHDGDADRCVAVDASGELVDGDQIMAVLALALAETGELTKNTLVATVMSNLGLHLAMRAHDINLVTTAVGDRYVLEELRASGFALGGEQSGHVVLPAYATTGDGLLTALRVMSRMASTGKSLADLAAVMNRLPQVLVNVPVADKAAVAVSAAVRDAVGAVEAELGEEGRVLLRPSGTEQLVRVMVEAPAHDTAQAAADRLAGVVSSAS, via the coding sequence ATGGCTCGTCTATTCGGTACCGACGGCGTACGTGGCCTCGCCAACGAGGAGCTGACCCCGGAGCTGGCGCTCTCGCTCGCCGCCAGCGCCGCCCGCGTTCTGGCCGCCCACGACCGTTCGCACCGCCCGGTCGCGGTCGTCGGCCGTGACCCGCGCGCCAGTGGCGAGATGCTCGAGGCCGCCGTCGTGGCGGGCCTCACGTCCGCGGGTGCCGACGTGCTCCGGCTCGGCGTCCTCCCGACGCCCGCCGTCGCGTACCTGGTCGGCGCGCTCGAAGCGGATCTCGGCGTGATGATCTCCGCCTCCCACAACCCCATGCCCGACAACGGCATCAAGCTCTTCGCGGCGGGTGGCCACAAACTGCCCGACGGGATCGAGGACGAGATCGAAGCCGGTCTCGCCGCTCCCGTCACCCGTCCGACCGGCATCGGCGTCGGCCGGGTGAAGGACGTCCCCGACGCGGGTGACCGCTACATCCAGCACCTGCTGTCGGCCACCCCGCACCCGCTCGCGGGCCTGCGCGTCGTCGTCGACTGCGCGAACGGCGCGTCCTCCTTCGCCGCTCCCGAGGTGTACCGCAAGGCCGGTGCCGAGGTCATCGCGATCCACGCCGATCCGGACGGCGTGAACATCAACGAGCACTGTGGGTCGAATCACCCGGAAGCGTTGCGTGCCGCCGTCGTCGAGCACGGCGCCGACCTCGGGATCGCGCACGACGGTGACGCCGACCGCTGTGTCGCGGTCGACGCCTCGGGCGAACTCGTCGACGGCGACCAGATCATGGCCGTCCTCGCGCTCGCCCTCGCCGAGACCGGCGAGCTGACCAAGAACACCCTGGTCGCCACCGTGATGAGCAACCTCGGCCTGCACCTGGCGATGCGCGCGCACGACATCAACCTGGTCACCACCGCCGTCGGCGACCGCTACGTCCTCGAGGAGCTCCGCGCGAGCGGGTTCGCGCTCGGCGGCGAGCAGTCGGGCCACGTCGTCCTTCCCGCCTACGCGACCACCGGCGACGGCCTCCTCACCGCGCTGCGGGTGATGAGCCGCATGGCGTCCACCGGCAAGTCGCTCGCCGACCTCGCCGCCGTCATGAACCGCCTGCCGCAGGTGCTGGTGAACGTCCCGGTAGCGGACAAGGCGGCGGTCGCCGTCTCGGCCGCTGTCCGCGACGCCGTCGGCGCCGTCGAGGCCGAACTCGGCGAAGAAGGCCGTGTCCTGCTGCGCCCGTCGGGCACCGAGCAACTGGTCCGCGTCATGGTCGAAGCCCCCGCGCACGACACCGCACAGGCGGCCGCCGACCGGCTCGCCGGAGTCGTCTCCTCCGCCTCGTAA
- a CDS encoding type VII secretion-associated protein, translating to MTVRVAVDFGTSSTCVVASINGREPQVVVVDGQPLMSSAVYAAPDGTLFVGQEAERQAAVDPSRYEPNPKRRIDEGDLLLGDNVLRVTDVVHAVLKRAVTEARRLAGDAEVELLVLTHPADWGATRTRLLRQAAGGLARQVALVPEPVAAAVYHAATFAPADLNSERTVEFSGRPGDALAVLDLGGGTVDVSVVQRMPGSPADRSLPAKRAGFQVLATRGDPSFGGADVDQALLEHVGSLVSSADPPEWRKLVEGRELTDRRRRRVLRQDVRGAKETLSRHAYTDVPMPPPFADAHVTREDLERLIAGPLGRAVELTVAAIGDSGLRPKQLTAIFLVGGSSRIPMVSRLVHERTGVVPTTLDQPETVVARGALRAVLIDPDRTGSLAGSAVSRAGGGPAPAPADRRPDAPRPPFPPGPPPQSAFSPLNATRQGPPSPPMGQQGIAAPPPPWLPGEPAREPKATEGGGKNKKLPWIIAGAVVAVAAVVGGILFAVNSGEAEPEGRTLAQYDYRFIAPPDWTQTDDRVAKRQVVIHPSESLTGDDLVVAQENVMDYDATADRQKLVDELAALARREPDKYSGFNGAAQYAGKTVIYYRETKPSARVDWYVVVQGKTRVHIGCQYGTGSPLEQRVSAACEQVVKTMVVIN from the coding sequence GTGACAGTGCGGGTAGCGGTGGACTTCGGGACATCGAGCACCTGCGTAGTCGCTTCGATCAACGGCCGTGAGCCGCAGGTCGTCGTGGTGGACGGGCAGCCCTTGATGTCGTCGGCGGTCTACGCCGCGCCGGACGGGACGCTGTTCGTCGGCCAGGAGGCGGAGCGGCAGGCGGCGGTGGATCCGTCGCGCTACGAGCCGAACCCGAAGCGCCGGATCGACGAAGGCGACCTGCTGCTGGGCGACAACGTCCTGCGCGTGACCGACGTCGTCCACGCCGTGCTGAAGCGCGCGGTGACCGAGGCGCGCCGGCTCGCCGGCGACGCCGAGGTCGAGCTGCTCGTCCTGACCCATCCCGCCGATTGGGGCGCGACCCGAACCCGGCTGCTCCGGCAGGCGGCGGGCGGGCTCGCGCGTCAGGTCGCGCTCGTGCCGGAGCCGGTCGCCGCGGCGGTCTATCACGCGGCGACGTTCGCCCCTGCCGACCTCAATTCCGAGCGCACCGTCGAGTTCAGCGGCCGCCCCGGCGACGCGCTGGCGGTACTCGACCTCGGCGGTGGCACCGTCGACGTCTCCGTGGTGCAGCGCATGCCCGGCAGCCCGGCGGATCGCAGTTTGCCCGCTAAACGCGCCGGGTTCCAGGTGCTGGCCACCCGGGGCGATCCGAGCTTCGGGGGAGCGGATGTCGATCAGGCGCTCCTGGAGCACGTGGGTTCGCTGGTGTCGTCGGCCGATCCGCCGGAATGGCGGAAACTCGTCGAGGGCCGCGAGCTCACCGACAGAAGGCGGCGGCGCGTCCTGCGGCAGGACGTGCGCGGCGCGAAGGAGACGCTTTCCCGGCACGCGTACACCGACGTCCCCATGCCACCGCCGTTCGCCGACGCCCATGTGACCCGGGAAGACCTCGAGCGGCTCATCGCGGGCCCGCTCGGCCGCGCGGTCGAGCTGACCGTGGCCGCGATCGGCGATTCCGGGCTGCGGCCGAAGCAGCTGACGGCGATCTTCCTCGTCGGCGGGTCGAGCCGGATCCCGATGGTGTCCCGGCTGGTGCACGAGCGGACCGGTGTCGTACCGACGACCCTGGACCAGCCGGAGACCGTGGTCGCCCGTGGTGCCCTGCGTGCGGTGCTGATCGACCCGGACCGGACGGGTTCGCTCGCGGGCTCCGCGGTCTCCCGTGCCGGGGGCGGCCCCGCGCCCGCGCCCGCCGACCGGCGTCCCGACGCCCCGCGCCCCCCGTTCCCGCCCGGCCCACCCCCGCAGAGCGCGTTTAGCCCGCTAAACGCGACGCGGCAGGGGCCGCCGTCGCCTCCGATGGGACAGCAGGGAATAGCGGCACCCCCGCCGCCGTGGCTCCCGGGTGAGCCCGCCCGGGAGCCCAAGGCCACCGAGGGCGGCGGGAAGAACAAGAAGCTGCCCTGGATCATCGCCGGGGCCGTGGTGGCCGTCGCGGCGGTCGTCGGAGGCATCCTCTTCGCGGTCAACAGCGGGGAGGCCGAGCCGGAGGGCCGCACACTCGCCCAGTACGACTACCGCTTCATCGCGCCGCCGGACTGGACACAGACCGACGACCGCGTCGCCAAGCGTCAGGTGGTGATCCACCCCAGCGAATCTCTCACCGGTGACGATCTCGTGGTCGCCCAGGAGAACGTGATGGACTACGACGCGACGGCCGACAGACAGAAGCTCGTCGACGAACTCGCCGCGCTGGCGCGGCGAGAGCCGGACAAGTACAGCGGCTTCAACGGCGCCGCGCAGTACGCCGGGAAGACCGTCATCTACTACCGCGAGACCAAGCCGAGCGCGCGCGTCGACTGGTACGTCGTCGTGCAGGGAAAGACTCGCGTCCACATCGGGTGCCAGTACGGCACCGGCTCGCCACTCGAACAACGCGTGAGCGCGGCCTGCGAGCAGGTCGTCAAGACGATGGTGGTCATCAACTGA
- the rpsI gene encoding 30S ribosomal protein S9: MTSTETEAVEAVATTETAPVGDAVATSETPAAPRPSRAAGGNAQTVGRRKEAVVRVRVVPGTGEFKLNGRTLEEYFPNKVHQQLIREPLVTVDKPDSFDIFANLHGGGISGQAGALRLAIARALVEVDADDRPALKKAGFLTRDARATERKKYGLKKARKAPQYSKR; encoded by the coding sequence GTGACCAGCACCGAGACCGAGGCCGTCGAGGCTGTCGCGACCACGGAGACCGCTCCGGTCGGCGACGCCGTCGCGACCAGCGAGACCCCCGCCGCCCCGCGCCCGTCGCGTGCCGCCGGTGGCAACGCCCAGACCGTCGGCCGTCGCAAGGAAGCCGTCGTCCGGGTGCGCGTCGTTCCCGGTACCGGTGAGTTCAAGCTCAACGGCCGCACGCTCGAAGAGTACTTCCCGAACAAGGTGCACCAGCAGCTCATCCGTGAGCCGCTGGTGACGGTCGACAAGCCCGACTCGTTCGACATCTTCGCCAACCTGCACGGTGGCGGGATCTCGGGCCAGGCCGGCGCGCTCCGCCTCGCGATCGCCCGTGCGCTCGTCGAGGTCGACGCCGACGACCGCCCGGCCCTGAAGAAGGCCGGCTTCCTGACCCGTGACGCTCGCGCCACGGAGCGGAAGAAGTACGGCCTCAAGAAGGCCCGTAAGGCTCCGCAGTACAGCAAGCGCTGA
- a CDS encoding cytochrome P450, translated as MDDFFVLDDPADRVKALRDRELSSNPGGSAAETPNLLLMDGAGHRRLRAVVKEVIALVEPLPDALLTDLRVTISPLKSSARFDLVADFARPVAARVTEAVLGTVEPLGEKLLTNLSETAANLDVWSGGPAGADTAALRVAMFFLKATAVEGGGLALLREAHEAGRITEDELMITPVMLAHAAYENSMNFLALAGLELLRRPDVLDDVRGLIHEIAPTRFAARRVTAPFSLAGKDFAAGDKLAIPLGPDAELAFGLGRHTCPGSRVAVAEGEAALRALAEILTPDHVAEEVRYKTHAVFHGVERAVVALRT; from the coding sequence GTGGACGACTTCTTCGTGCTGGACGATCCGGCGGATCGCGTCAAGGCCCTGCGCGACCGCGAGCTCAGCTCGAACCCGGGCGGTTCCGCGGCCGAGACCCCGAATCTCCTGCTGATGGACGGCGCCGGCCACCGGCGGCTGCGCGCGGTGGTCAAGGAGGTCATCGCCCTGGTGGAGCCCCTGCCGGATGCCCTGCTCACAGACCTCCGCGTCACGATTAGCCCGCTAAAGTCGAGTGCGCGGTTCGACCTGGTGGCCGATTTCGCCAGGCCGGTGGCGGCCAGGGTGACGGAGGCGGTGCTGGGCACGGTCGAGCCACTCGGCGAGAAGCTGCTGACGAACCTGTCGGAGACCGCCGCGAATCTGGATGTCTGGTCGGGCGGGCCCGCCGGGGCCGACACCGCCGCGCTCAGGGTCGCGATGTTCTTCCTCAAGGCGACGGCTGTCGAAGGCGGCGGGCTGGCGCTGCTCCGCGAAGCGCACGAAGCGGGCCGGATCACCGAAGACGAGCTGATGATCACGCCGGTGATGCTCGCCCACGCGGCGTACGAGAACTCCATGAACTTCCTCGCCCTCGCCGGTCTCGAACTCCTACGCCGTCCAGACGTCCTCGACGACGTACGCGGCCTGATCCACGAAATCGCCCCGACCCGCTTCGCCGCGCGCCGCGTGACAGCGCCGTTCTCCTTGGCGGGCAAGGACTTCGCGGCCGGGGACAAACTGGCCATCCCGCTGGGCCCCGACGCCGAGCTCGCCTTCGGCCTCGGCAGGCACACCTGCCCCGGCTCGCGAGTCGCGGTCGCCGAGGGCGAAGCCGCGCTTCGCGCCCTTGCCGAGATCCTGACTCCCGACCACGTCGCCGAGGAGGTGCGGTACAAGACGCACGCCGTCTTCCACGGCGTCGAGCGGGCCGTCGTAGCGCTGCGAACCTGA
- a CDS encoding fatty acyl-AMP ligase, whose translation MPDEVLRTPLVRRLLERADVDRPAYTHLDCSNRHEPVEDTLTWAELLVNVRAVAAKLREVIQPGDRVAITARQDLSYVVAFFGALYAGAVAVPLSAPDVRAHRERLVGVLNDCDADIWLTSESLVERLTEFARAEAVPAPREIIAVDTLPLDPADQTPPSPVSPEDPAYLQYTSGTTRSPAGVIITHRALSAACWQICDAYDVDERTTCVGWIPFFHDMGLAQLLAGTMHCGGRTVFIAPLEFIRRPERWLLLMSSYPNTLTAAPNFAYDLVTEAVPEPKRAEYDLSTVSIALSGSEPVRAATVREFLAAYEPHGFPRGAFRPSYGLAEATVYVASGDSGGPVVTEVDGREIVEIGWPRGQRVRVVPPPDRVLPAKVDMGEIWVKGPNVAAGYWRRPELTAEVFGAELDGEGGWLRTGDLGMIRDGRLSVTGRIKDLIIIDGRNHSPHDIEETVAAAHPLLAPERVAAFSVDGDEGEGVVVVAERARKAPDFDEAEIARAATRAVAERHDVRLRAFFLVKPGGLPRTSSGKVARSAARTRYWTADGTESLHGS comes from the coding sequence GTGCCCGACGAAGTGTTGCGGACCCCGCTCGTGCGCCGCCTGCTCGAACGCGCCGACGTCGATCGTCCGGCGTACACGCACCTCGACTGCTCGAACCGGCACGAGCCCGTCGAGGACACGCTGACCTGGGCCGAACTGCTCGTCAACGTCCGCGCTGTCGCGGCGAAGCTGCGTGAGGTGATCCAGCCGGGAGACCGCGTGGCGATCACGGCGCGACAAGACCTCTCTTACGTCGTCGCCTTCTTCGGCGCGCTGTATGCCGGGGCTGTCGCGGTGCCACTGTCCGCACCGGACGTCCGCGCTCACCGCGAGCGGCTGGTCGGGGTCCTCAACGATTGCGACGCCGACATCTGGCTCACGTCGGAGTCCTTGGTCGAGCGGTTGACCGAGTTCGCCAGGGCCGAGGCGGTTCCGGCGCCCCGCGAGATCATCGCCGTCGACACCTTGCCACTGGACCCGGCCGACCAGACGCCGCCGTCGCCGGTCTCCCCCGAAGACCCCGCCTACCTGCAGTACACCTCCGGCACGACGCGATCACCCGCCGGCGTGATCATCACGCATCGGGCGTTGTCGGCCGCCTGCTGGCAGATCTGCGACGCCTACGACGTCGACGAGCGCACCACGTGCGTCGGCTGGATCCCGTTCTTTCACGACATGGGGCTGGCGCAGTTGCTCGCGGGGACGATGCACTGCGGCGGCCGGACGGTGTTCATCGCGCCGCTGGAGTTCATCCGGCGCCCGGAGCGCTGGCTGCTGCTGATGTCGTCGTATCCGAACACGCTCACCGCGGCCCCGAACTTCGCGTACGACCTGGTGACCGAGGCCGTGCCCGAGCCGAAACGCGCCGAGTACGACCTCTCGACGGTGTCGATCGCGCTCAGCGGCAGTGAACCGGTCCGGGCGGCGACCGTCCGGGAGTTCCTCGCCGCTTATGAACCCCATGGCTTTCCGAGGGGCGCGTTCCGGCCGTCCTACGGTCTGGCCGAAGCCACGGTCTACGTCGCCAGCGGCGATTCCGGCGGCCCGGTGGTGACCGAGGTGGACGGCCGCGAAATCGTCGAGATCGGCTGGCCCAGGGGGCAGCGGGTCCGCGTCGTGCCCCCGCCGGATCGCGTTTTGCCCGCTAAAGTCGACATGGGCGAGATCTGGGTCAAGGGGCCCAACGTGGCCGCCGGGTATTGGCGCCGTCCGGAGTTGACCGCCGAGGTGTTCGGCGCCGAACTCGACGGGGAAGGCGGCTGGCTCCGCACCGGCGACCTGGGCATGATCCGCGACGGCAGGCTGTCGGTGACCGGCCGGATCAAGGACCTGATCATCATCGACGGCCGCAATCACAGCCCCCACGACATCGAGGAGACGGTCGCCGCCGCGCATCCTCTTCTCGCGCCCGAACGAGTCGCCGCGTTCTCGGTCGACGGTGATGAAGGGGAGGGTGTCGTCGTGGTCGCCGAGCGCGCTCGGAAGGCCCCGGACTTCGACGAAGCCGAGATCGCGCGGGCCGCCACCCGTGCCGTCGCCGAGCGGCACGACGTGCGGCTTCGTGCTTTCTTCCTGGTCAAACCCGGCGGACTGCCGAGGACCTCCAGCGGCAAGGTCGCGCGTTCCGCGGCCAGAACGCGGTACTGGACCGCGGATGGGACAGAATCCCTCCATGGCAGCTGA